In Oryza sativa Japonica Group chromosome 1, ASM3414082v1, the genomic stretch cttttaactcgaaTATTCAAATCTTTTGACCgaaatttcaaaaactttcaactcagatttgaagactttcaactcaaatttaaaactttcaacttaaatttgaaatttcaagtcaaattagaaaactttcaacttaaaatttaaaaactttcaattcaaatttgataactttcaaatcaaaattaaaaactttcaattctatATTTGTAAAGAGATATgccaaagattaaaaaaatcggAAAAGAAACACcgaaaaagataaagaaaaaggcACCCGTAAGCACCaaaatcggaaaaaaaaaagtgcaaaaaaaaaagacaagggAGCTATAGGGTGGGGCAGCTGGCGTGCGCGCCAGCAATTTAGCTGGCGCGTATGCGCGCAGTAGCCACCCCCCACGTGGCGGATCATGTCCGTCAGGTCGGCGTGCGACGACCCGccttcctccaccgccgccctcgccgtcgcggcgAGCTCCCTGGCGCGCGCCCTCCTCGCcacgccgtccgcgccgccgtccatcaGCTCGGCCACCGCCTTCtccacgccggcgccggtgacctgcacgccctcggcctcggcggGGAGGTACATGGGCGGCGCCGTGACGCCCGAccggacgccgacgccgagcacGTCGACGAGCAGCCGCTCGCTGCTGAACTGGTCGAGGATGGTCGGCCATGTCAGCGCCGGCACGCCGCGGGCGATGGCCTCCAGCGCGGCGTTCCACCCGCAGTGGGTCAGGAACCCGCCGGTGGCCGGGTGCGAGAGGATGCTCACCTGCGGCGCCCACCCGCGCACCAGGACGCCCCTGTCCTTGACGCGCTCCTCGTATCCCTCGCCGTCGAGCCACTccctcacggcggcggcggcggccttggccTCCTTGATGGTCCAGACGAACGGCCGCCCCGACGCCTCGACGCCGCGGGCGAGCTCGATGACCTGCTTCGCCGCCAGGTGCGAGATGCTGCCGAAGCTGATGTACAGCACGGACGCCGGCGGTCATGCGTCGAGCCAGGAGAGGATACGCccggcgtcgacgtcggcgcggtTGCCCCGGTTGGCCCTCGCGTCGGCGTCcgtgctggcggcggcggcggcgcacgtcgGCCCGATGGCCCACGCCCTCcggccgagcgccgccgcgtaGCCGTCGACGAAGGCGCCCTCGATGTCGCGGAACGTGTTGATGACGAAGCCATCGGCGGTGCGCTCGGCCTCGACCGcgtcgcgctcctcctcctccaggccAGGCCACTGGAAGAAGCGGCGGAACGTGGCCGTGTAGACGACGGCACGCACCGGGAAGTCCGGCACCTCGAACGGCTCCAGCTcgccgtcaccggcggcgagcgcgaggcGGCCGTACACGCCGTGCTTGCTCAGGTTGTGGGTGGCGAGGAGGAAGTACGCCGACGGGCAGTGCATGACGACGCGAGCGATGCCGAGGCGGTCGCAGACGGGCGCCGTCCACGGGTTGCAGTAGTCGGCGACGAGGCAGTCCGGGCGGCGAGGCAGCGCCCGGACGAGCCGCTCGAGCCGCGCCGCCATGGCCCAGATGGCCCTCTGCAGGGACAGGTACATGCCGGGGTCGGCGTCCGCCAGCTGGTCCATGTTCTCCAGCCCCTCCGGCACGCCGAACTCCGGGCCGGGGAAGGCGACctcggcgaggtcgacggcgaggccGTCGCGGCGGGCGGCCTCCACGGCGGCCCCGTTGCGCGCGGCGTTGACGGGCGTGGTGACGACGgtggcgcgcgcgccgcgggcggcgaggaggcgcgccacctccaccatgggGATGATGTGGCCCTGCGCTATCAGCGGCACCACCAAGAAATGGAGCTCCgccgccatcccgccgccgaTGAGTGTGAGGAAGCAAGCAAGTTGCAGTGTGCGTATACAAGTCGacgcgacgaggacgacgcctGTGTCGaggcgccgcgccgcggcggcagaAGCCTCCTGGAAAAGTCGGGAGGGAGGGGTGATGACGTATGCGCCTAGCGAAGCTTCGTCGTCGCCCGCCTCGTAGTCTTCACAGCTGCCTCTGTCACGTGGACTCGTGGCTCCCAAGTCCAATTTCAAcaagaaagttttttttaaatgcaACAAACAAGAaggtaattaattgagttttaattatttcaaatttaaacaAGGATTtctttgatattttagagcagtTTTTATacagaaagttttcacacgaaacgtaCTGTTTAGTTGTTTGAAAAGTGTGTTAACAAAAacaaggtgtgtttagttcacgctaaaattgaaattttgattgaaattggaacgatgtgacggaaaagttggaagtttgtgtgtaagaaagttttgatgtgttggaaaagttggaagtttgaagaaaaaaattgggaactaaaccaggccaaaGATAAGATTCTGCGTACTGGCCTGAAGGCATATATAttgccctctttgtttaggcttataagccaacttataagttgaaaagtctaagccaaaacaaacaagtagctttttcatttggcttttttgaagccataagctattctaacactattaagccaaaagctaggttggagaagcttttttggcttaaatgagatagatgtatgactccactactaaacttaggacattaaatccactggcttataaatcatataagccaataagctgacttaaaagtctaggccaataagcctaagcctaaacaaagagggcaaTAGCCATCTGCTTGGCTTTCTtatataggccgtgtttagattcaaacctccaacttttccgtcacatcaaatgtttagacatatgcatggagcattaaatgtggacgaaaaaaaaccaattacacagtttgcatgtaaatcgcaagacgaatcttttgagcctaattacaccatgatttgacaatgtggtgctacagtaaacatttactctactagtgacggattaattaggtttaatagattcatctcgcagtttacaggcagaatctgtaatttgttttgttattagtctacgtttaatacttcaaatgtgtatccatataattaaaaaaaatttagcacaCGAATTAAACACAGCCATAATGAGTTTAAATGTTAGCACTTCAAATCACATGAAACCAAGGTTACCCTTATCGATGGGTTTATTGCACAGTTGCCATGCGGCAATTGCGGTAACCACAACAAACCATAGAAGCcatacaaaatttatcaaaatttcagACTATTTTTTGAAtctatttaattttatttttggtACCCTAGCAATAAGCACAGTTACCGTCAGTTTTATAAATCCTGCTTGGAAGTATTTTCAAGCTGTTCATTGAGAGAGACAATAGAGGAATATCTCATACTCCTACCTTCTTTTGGAATTTCCTCTGACCAATTTCGAATGGATAGTATCCATAGTTCTTCTAGAACTTCCATTACTACACACTACACTCCCATTCACGAGGTCAGGAGTCCATAGATGACGAGTGAACATGCGTCActccaagttgaaagtttattttGCTATTTTCTTCTCCGGCATGATCGCTCCATCCGGCAAGTTGATACAAGCAAACCGGCCCTCCGATTGTTTAATCGTCCACACGTCACTCTCCTTTGATCCGAAGCTCATTGACTCAAACGCCATAAAACAACTTCGCCACAATTCACTAGCAACAAACCACAGCCATGGACGACGACACCGCCGGCCACGCCTCCGGCGGCtacacgacgacggcggcggcgcacttcGTGCTGGTCCCGATGATGGCGCAGGGCCACGCCATCCCCATGACCGACATGGCGCGCCTGCTGGCCgagcacggcgcggcgcgggtcAGCCTCGTCGTCACGCCGGTCAACGCCGCCAGGATGGCCGggttcgccgccggcgtggaggaggccggcctgCCGGTGCAGCTGGTGGAGCTCCCCTTCCCGGCCGCCGAGTTCGGCCTGCCGGACGGCTGCGAGAACGTCGACATGCTCCCGTCCAAAGACCTCTTCAGCAACTTCCTCTTGGCCTGCGGCGCGCTCCGGGAGCCGTTCGCGGCGAGGCTCCGGCAGCaacggccgccggcgagctgcaTCATCTCCGACATGATACACTCGTGGGCCGGTGACATCGCCAGGGAGCTCGGCGTCCCATGGCTCACGTTCAACGGCTCCTGCACCTTCTCCTCCTTTGCCAGGTAAAAATCGTAGCAAAAGCCACTGGCATATTTCTCTGCATATGAATAAGGGTATCCCGTCATTTTTACATGTCACTTAAAAAGtcatcaaaatattttaaaaaaagtttggtaggatagatcaatatgtgatatgtaACTTCACGagcatgcaaattcaaattcaacctaTACAAgtggaaataaaaataataaatttgactatgaatagGACGCGCAATTCacggtcaaatttgttatttttgtttcgaattgtataagttgaattttaactcgCATGTTTGCGAAaagatatatttatatattgatctatcttgataaatttttttataactttttaaaCGACATGTAAAAAACGAGGGGATATCTCCTCGAGGGACAAAAATCTACTTTCCATATGAACAGAgaatacttactccctccgtcgtgtccagatttatagctaaaaatgcttatattctgggataGAGATAGTAGAAGGAGATACTTATCAGGTATGTGATCTAAGAACTCACAGTTTGGATGTGacctaaggttgtgtttagatccaaagtttggatccaaactttagttcttttccattacatcaacctgtcatacacacacaacttttcagtcacatcaccttcaatttcaaccaaaatacaaactttgcgctgaactaaacacatcctaagAACTTGGTCCAAGTTTCCAACTATCTCGCAGGGACATCATTTATCGCAAAAATCTATTGGAGAACCTCACGGATGATGAGATCGTCAAAGTCTCAGGGTTCCCTACGCCGCTAGAGTTGCCAAAAGCTAGATGCCCTGGAACACTGTGCGTTCCAGGTCTGAAGCAAATAAGTGACAAGATTTACGAGGCTGAGACGCGAAGCGATGGCAGGATCATGAATAGCTTCCAGGAGATGGAATCTCTGTACATCGAGTCGTTTGAGCGAACCATAGGTAAGAAGATCTGGACGATCGGCCCAATGTGCCTTTGTCACAGAGACAGCAACGCCATGGCTGCTAGAGGAAACAAGGCGTCAATGGATGATGCGAAATGTTTGCAATGGCTTGATTCAAAGAAGCCTGGTTCAGTGATCTTTGTCAGCTTTGGCAGCCTCTCCAGCACCGACCCTCAGCAGCTTGTTGAGCTGGGGCTGGGACTTGAAGCTTCCAAGAAACCATTCATCTGGGTGATCAAAGCAGGAAAAAAGTTTCCAGAAGTCGAGGAATGGCTTGCAGATGGGTTCGAGGAGCGCGTCAAAGACAGAGGCATGATCATAAGGGGCTGGGCGCCACAGATGATGATCCTGTGGCACCAGGCCATTGGAGGGTTCATGacgcactgcgggtggaactcgacACTAGAGGGCATCTCCGCGGGTGTGCCGATGATCACATGGCCACACTGTTCAGAGCAGTTTGTGAATGAGAAATTGGTGGTGGATCACCTGAAAATTGGGGTGGAGGTTGGAGTGAAAGGAGTGACACAGTGGGGAACTGAACAAAAAGAGGTTAAGGTGACAAGGACTGCTGTGGAGACAGCGGTATCCATGTTGATGGATGAAGGGGAAGTTGCACAGGAGATTAGGATGAGAGCAAAAGATTTTGGCATGAAGGCAAGAAGGGCTTTGGAAGAGGGAGGTTCTTCCTATAACAACATAAAACTATTAATTCAAGAAATGGGAAACAAGCAAAATGCATCTGGTTGATACATATGGAAATAagctttattttttcttaattgtaaaTCTGTAAGCAAGAACTGGAGGATCCTATTGTGCTTACCCTGATTTTCATCCCTCAAACTATAAAGAACTGTACTCTCCCTCTGATTCCAAATATAAATCTTTTTATACTTGTGCAATTTGTATAAGAATTAATAAAAACAACTCTAATGAATTTGTTGCCCTTCATCTACAGTATACTATATCAAGAaagataaattatttatttttaagagGGATATAGCATTTATTTAGCAACCACAAACATTGaacaatagtaaaaaaaaattgctaagAAGCTCTGAAACGATATATATTTGGGTAAGAATTGAGAAAGACTCAAATGACTTACATTTGGAGCCCAACAGTCCCACCAGCTTCTGCAGTGGACGAGGTTCCCAGGACCCCTTGCGGATGAGAAGAGTATTCTACAAATGATCAGTGTATAGAGTGGATTAGACCTGGTCTTACATCACTTTCGTAATTGCTGCTTCGATTCCTCTGAATATATGAATGCAAATTTTGTGGTCAAAGTCAGGCATAGACTTATAAAGATCACAAAAGGAATTTCCTTGTACCAGATAATGCAGAGGCCAGGGAGTATCTTTCGATTTTAAGTACGTACTGTATTGATAGCAACTGTGGCCTCTGTGGTTGCATAAAGAATGGAAGAAGCTTCATGTACGAGGGATCTAGCCACGAGTCCATGACTAGCATGCGTCACTGAAACTGAAGTTGCCAAAGTCTAGCAATACTGTTCTTTTTCAGCACGAGCTCGAACTGGCCGAGTTGATAGTAGTACAAACTGTTGGCGCTGCAATACTTTCAACCCGTCACTTTCCTCTGATCCGAAGTGGCAGGCACCACATATGCACTCCTCGGTTGCTGTCAAGTGTCAAGCTTCTCATCAACTCGAGCAGGCAAGCAGCACACGACTTCTCGGTTAATGCATACCTCCAAGGCTCCAACTGTTCTTGTCACACTCTCACTGTCCACGCTTGTCTTGGCCGCTTGACTAGATACAACCACACAGCCATGTCTTTTGCCagccacgccggcgccggcgccggcgaccagcAGCACAGGTGCTGCTCCAGGACGGTGCACTTCGTGCTGGTCCCGATGATGGCGCAGGGGCACACCATCCCCATGACCGACATGGCCCGCCTGCTGGCCGAGCACGGCGCTCAGATCAGCCTCGTCACCACTCCGGTCAACGCCGGCAGGATGGCGgggttcgtcgccgccgtggaggaggCTGGCCTGCCAGTGCAGCTGCTGGAGCTCCCCTTCCCGGCTGCTGATTTCGGCCTGCCAGACGGGTGCGAGAACATTGACATGCTCCAGTGCAAAGACGACATGAGGAAATTCCTCGAGGCCTGTGGCGCGCTCCGGGAGCCACTCATGGCGAGGCTCCGGCAGCACGACCTGCCGCCGAGCTGCATCGTATCCGACATGATGCACTGGTGGACCAGTGACATCGCCAGGGAGCTCGGTATCCCCTGGCTTACCTTTAGTGGCTTCTGTACCTTTGCCTCCCTCGCCAGGTAAAAATCACAGGCCACTGGCATATTTATCTCTACAAGAACAACAAATAGTTAGAATTGATCAATAGACGAGGCAAGACATGAGAATGATATTGGTTAAAGGATTTTAATCAAAACCACACATTAAGccttttatctaaaaaatactTCAGGTCAGGTTGGCAATTGGTTGGCAGCACTACTAACTCATTTCAGAAAATAGAAAAACTTTTCATGGTATCTTAAGAACTGCCGGTTGGATGTGTTTTAAGAGCTAAGACTGCTATCTTGAAGGGACATTGTTTACCGTAACAATCTATTGCGGGACCTCACTGATGAGGAGGAGGTCGTTAAGCTCTCAGGGTTCCCTACGCCGCTAGAGTTGCCAAAAGCTAGATTGCCTGGAAGCTTGTGCGTTCCAGGTCTGGAGGAAATCCGTGAGAAGATCTATGATGAGGAGATGCGAAGCGACGGCAAGGTCATGAACAGCTTCGACGAGCTGGAGACTTTGTACATGGAGTCCTATAAGCAGGTGACAGATAAGGTCTGGACGATCGGCCCAATGTGCCTGTGTCACAGAGACAGAAACACAATGGCTGCTAGAGGAAACAAGGCGTCATTGGATGAAGTAAAATGTTTGCAATGGCTCGATTCAAAGAAGCCAGGTTCCGTGATCTTTGTCAGTTTTGGCACCCTTGTCAGCACCGCGCCTCAGCAGCTTGTTGAGCTGGGACTGGGGCTTGAAGCTTCCAACAAACCGTTCATATGGGTGATCAAAGCAGGAAATAAGTTTCCAGTAGTCGAGAAATGGCTTGCAGATGGATTCGAGGAACGTGTCATAGACAGAGGGATGATCATAAGAGGTTGGGCACCACAGATGATGATCCTGTGGCACCAGGCCATTGGAGGGTTCATGACACATTGTGGGTGGAACTCGACAATAGAGGGCATCTGCGCGGGTGTGCCTATGATCACATGGCCACACTTTGCAGAGCAATTCTTGAATGAAAAACTGGTAGTGGATCACCTGAAAATTGGGATGGAGGTTGGAGTGAAAGGAGTGACACAGTGGGGAAGTGAACAAAAAGAGGCTCAGGTGACAAGGAATTCTGTGGAGACAGCAGTGTCCACATTGATGAATGAGGGGGAGGCTGCACAGGGGATGAGAATGAGAGCAAAAGATTTTGGCATAAAGGCAAGGAGGGCTTTGGAAGAGGGAGGTTCTTCATATAACAACATAAGGTTATTGATTCAAGAAATGGGAAACGAGCAAAATGCATCTGGTTGATACATATATATGGGAATAagctttttttattaaaattctaGATCTGAAAGAATGAATTGGAGGATACTATCGTACCTATATACTTGTAAGGATGGGAGGAGTCCATATTTGGCCCTTTAACTATGGTCTTGCCCGGATTTTCATCCCTAAGAATTGTGCTCCCTTCAATTCCAAATACAAGCCGTGTAAAGACTTGTGCATAAATATGATTTATTTATTAGAAGGATAACATTTATTTAGTATGGAAAATCTGGAAGAATAGTAAAAACTTCTGTATTCTAAAATGACTTGATATTGAGAAAGAATCGTGAAGCATAAAATGGCTTACATTTGCAGCCTGGCAGTCCACCAGCTCCTGTAGTGGAGGGGATTTCCAGGATCCCTGCAGATGCAAAGAGGGAGTATTTTACAAATGATCAGTATTATTGTATGAGGCTCGTTTGTGGCATGATTGTTTACAGTCTGGATTATTAAATTATATCACTTTCTGTTTCTGACACTCTTGCCCAAGTTTCCTAGTTACTTCTGAATATATGAAGATAAAAATTAGGAATAGTGGTCAAGTTATGCCGTAGActtcgaaagaaaaaaaatactgaatAGTGAGACTGCAGAGGACAGGGAGTATGAGTATGTATAGCAACCGTGGTTAACCTGACCAACCGCGTTGTCCGGACGGCTCAAAGAATGGAATAAACTCGAGGACTTTGGCTATGAGTCCATAACTATAACATGCACACCAAAGTTGCCAAAGTTCAGCGATGCTGTTATCCTTTTCAGCATGAGCTCAAACTGGCTGATTTGATAGGAGGACAAGCTGCTCTGCaattatttaattctttttttgaAAGAAGCTGCAATTATTTGATTAATCGGCAACATTCCACTTTCCTCCGACTCCGAGATCCGAAGCATCAGGCACTACTCCGTAGCACCTCAAAGCAAGTACTATGAGCATCCAAGCACAAGCCCCAAGATGTCACATAGGACTAAAttgtgaggtggaggagagaagaaggatGAGAGAGAAATAGTCACCTCTCATGCAAGGGGCAGCCCCTACACAAACTTTAATAAACATGTGAGAGTGTTAGAAATATTAGGGATTGTGTGGTAGAGATGACCTATTATACATATCACCTCTTAATTTAATTATCTATGTTATGTATAAAATTAGATGCGATAGTCACCTCCAATATAAAACTTGCCCTCAGACTGCTTGCAGTCATCAACTCAAACAGCATACGACTTCTCCAGAGTTATTGCATACCTCCGCTTGACTAGATACAACCACAGCCATGTCCTCCGCCGGCCACGCCGTCGACCAGCAGCGCAAATCCACCACGATGAAGGCGCACTTCGTGCTGGTCCCGATGATGGCGCAGGGACACATGATCCCCATGACCGGCATGGCCCGCCTGCTGGCCGAGCATGGCGCGCAGGTCAGCTTTGTCACCACTCCGGTGAACGCCGCCAGGATGGCAGGATTCGTCACCGCTGTGGAGGCGGCTGGCCTGGCAGTGCAGCTGGTGAAGCTCCCCTTCCCGGCCACCGAGTTTGGGTTGCCGGACGGGTGCGAAAACCTGGATATGATCCAGTCCAGGGATCTCAGCCGAAACTTCATGGAGGCCTGCGGAGCGCTCCGGGAGCCGCTCACGGCGAGGCTCCGTCAGCTATGCCCACCTCCAAGCTGCATCATATCTGACATGGTGCAGTGGTGGACCGGTGAAATTGCAAGGGAGCTCGGTATCCCAAGGCTAACATTTGATGGCTTCTGTACCTTCGCCTCCCTTGCCAGGTAAAAATCATAGAAAAAGCAAGTTTTGTGAGGCAACTAGCTTTCGAATGAGTTAATCTTGTGTCAATAAAGTATTCTCAATATGAAGAGCATGCACTTGAACCGGAGAGAATTTTCAGGTAGCATAAGAAGTACCAGTTAGATGTAACTGAAGTACGATACTACCTTGCAGGTATATCATTTTCCGCGACAAACTGTTGGACAATGTCGCAGATGAGGAGATCGTCACTTTCTCAGGGTTCCCTATGCTGCTTGAGTTGCCAAAGGCTAGATGCCCTGGAAGCTTGTGTGTTCCAGGTATGGAACAAATTCGTGATAAGATGTATGAGGAGGAGCTGCAAAGCGATGGCAATGTAATGAACAGCTTCCAGGAGCTGGAGACTCTGTACATCGAGTCCTTTGAACAGATAACAGGTAAGAAGGTCTGGACAATCGGCCCAATGTGCCTCTGTGACAGAGACAGCAACATGATGGCTGCTAGAGGAAACAAGGCATCAGTGGATGAGGCAAAGTGCTTGCAATGGCTTGATTCAAAGAAGCCTGGTTCAGTGATCTTTGTCAGCTTTGGCAGCCTCGCCAGCACCGCACCTCAGCAGCTTGTTGAGCTGGGACTGGGGCTTGAAGCTTCCAAGGAGCCTTTCATCTGGGTGATCAAAGCAGGAAATAAGTTTCCAGAAGTTGAGGAATGGCTTGCAGATGGGTTCGAGGAACGCGTTAAAGACAGAGGCATGATAATAAGGGGCTGGGCACCACAGGTGATGATCCTATGGCACCAGGCCATTGGAGGGTTCATGACACACTGTGGGTGGAACTCAACAATAGAGGGCATTTGCGCGGGCGTGCCCATGATCACATGGCCACATTTCGCAGAGCAGTTTTTGAATGAGAAATTTGTGGTGAATCTGCTGAAAATTGGGCTGGAGATTGGAGTGAAAGGAGTGGCACAATGGGGAAGTGAACATAAAGAAGTTAGGGTGACAAGGAATGCTGTGGAGACAGCAGTGTCCACATTGATGAATGATGGAGAAGCTGCACAGGAGATGAGGATGAGAGCAAAAGACTTGGGTGTAAAGGCAAGGAGGGCTTTGGAAGAGGGAGGTTCTTCCTATGATAACATAAGCCTATTGATTCAAGAAATGGGAAACAAGCAAAATGCATCTGGTTGATACAGATGGGaataagcattttttttaatcatgatGAGCATGAAGTGGAGGACCTATCATACTTATATCTTCATAAAGTATGGAAGATGTCCACATTTGGTTATTCAACTATGGATTTGGCCTGAATTTCATCCCTCTAACTATAAAGGATTGTGTTTTACAAATGACCAGTATGTTGTGTGGTATGATTCTATGGTTTAAAATAAACCTGGTCTAAATTGCATCAGTTGCTCAGTTTCTCAGCAGAGTTGATACATTTTAGAGAAGgagtaaaaattaaataaaatagcgTTTGTGCAACACCCTAGGCCAAAATGCTCTCAAAGTCTAATCTCCAAGTAATTTGGGTGTACGACTGGTACATCTTACGAGCATAGAGGACTGGTGTAAATTTATGAAAACAATACTTTGCCAATTATATACTTCTTTAACTTTTCTGAAAATATTGTATATTATCTAGCAACTGTGGCTGCTTCATAAGATCATGCATCCCTTACAAACCTCCATATGTTAAAGCAGATAAACAGAAATAGACTGTTTTTAAGTTCTTTAAAGCTTTACCAAGCAAGTCAAATGCATGTTTTGGGTCATTACAATTTCAAATAGCAGCCTAGCAAATGGAATCAAATATATGAAAGCTGCAGACTGGAGAAAATAAAGCATACCTGGTTTTTCTATGAATGAAACAGTAAGGCTCCATCAGACATCCTCCTTTGCTTAATAGCATAACGGCGCACCAGATTAGCTCCAGACCACAAGATAAATTTAACATTACTGCAAGAAATTCTTACATGAAAATCTCTGCAAAGCTGGAAAAGCTCCAAGTGTAAGATATCTTGGCAAGTCGCATAGTGAATCATGTACAGCATGTTAGTAAAAGgatttgttttaaaaataaataaattccatACATATCATATTTCGATTTTTAGCTCATAAGAATCTGAATGAGAAAACCTCCTTAACAGAATAGTCTAAATTAAGGAACAACTTATTGAGAAATCAGGAAAAACTTAATACTCTCTAAccagaaaaaggaaaacagaTTTCAGCATGACATAAAAGAGAACATGTAAGGTTACCTTCCTTTCAATAAGAACTTTGCCAGTACAACCATCAGCGACAGAGAGGTTTACACCAAGATATTATAGTGCCTTAAGGAGAGCACAACATGTATAGGCTAAGCTGGATTAAGAATATTCTCTCATTATTAACTTCATTCCCTGGACTAAAAATTTGCAGTCACTGCCACATTTCAACTGAAATGCTTGTTGGTCATTTGGGTTTTCACTTGCTTACAGATGTTCAGTTGTCCGTATGATTCATATATAATGTATTAATGTGCTACCACTTACCAATAGTCTTTGCATGAACAGGATCCATGTCTAAAATGATGGAAGCGTGTCCTATCCCTCACAATGACCTCTCTTCCATACAATTTCGATATCAATTTTATTGCGTTGTGGCAGTCCAAACACATCCTCAAGTTTTTCACAATTCTTATGATAACATTAGATTCTGAAGTGAGTAAAGCAAAAGTGACTGCCAACTTCTCACTGTGCCAGTAAAGAACCTTCTGCTTTTCCTCTTCCGTGACTTCAACAAGGACCTCAGTTACATCAGGCACATATCCAGCATTCCTCAAATCAGTTAGCACATTTTCCAACTTTGAGTAGATTTCTTTATTCATAGGATGAGACCTATCAGCGGCTACAAATTCGTGAATTATGCCATTCATTTCAATCATACTGCAACCAGGTTCTTTCTTGATTCCTTTCTCCATTATTATCTGCCTAATCCGTCGGACATCTTTCCATCTATTAGATTTTGCATACATGTTTGACAACAAGATGTACGCTGTGCTGTTATCTGGATCCAACTCAAGGAGACGCTCCGCTGCCAATTCACCTATTTCTGAATTACCATAAACCCTACAGGA encodes the following:
- the LOC9271808 gene encoding UDP-glycosyltransferase 73C10-like, with the protein product MAAELHFLVVPLIAQGHIIPMVEVARLLAARGARATVVTTPVNAARNGAAVEAARRDGLAVDLAEVAFPGPEFGVPEGLENMDQLADADPGMYLSLQRAIWAMAARLERLVRALPRRPDCLVADYCNPWTAPVCDRLGIARVVMHCPSAYFLLATHNLSKHGVYGRLALAAGDGELEPFEVPDFPVRAVVYTATFRRFFQWPGLEEEERDAVEAERTADGFVINTFRDIEGAFVDGYAAALGRRAWAIGPTCAAAAASTDADARANRGNRADVDAGRILSWLDA
- the LOC4326218 gene encoding UDP-glycosyltransferase 73C6 isoform X1, whose product is MDDDTAGHASGGYTTTAAAHFVLVPMMAQGHAIPMTDMARLLAEHGAARVSLVVTPVNAARMAGFAAGVEEAGLPVQLVELPFPAAEFGLPDGCENVDMLPSKDLFSNFLLACGALREPFAARLRQQRPPASCIISDMIHSWAGDIARELGVPWLTFNGSCTFSSFASFQLSRRDIIYRKNLLENLTDDEIVKVSGFPTPLELPKARCPGTLCVPGLKQISDKIYEAETRSDGRIMNSFQEMESLYIESFERTIGKKIWTIGPMCLCHRDSNAMAARGNKASMDDAKCLQWLDSKKPGSVIFVSFGSLSSTDPQQLVELGLGLEASKKPFIWVIKAGKKFPEVEEWLADGFEERVKDRGMIIRGWAPQMMILWHQAIGGFMTHCGWNSTLEGISAGVPMITWPHCSEQFVNEKLVVDHLKIGVEVGVKGVTQWGTEQKEVKVTRTAVETAVSMLMDEGEVAQEIRMRAKDFGMKARRALEEGGSSYNNIKLLIQEMGNKQNASG
- the LOC4326218 gene encoding UDP-glycosyltransferase 73C6 isoform X2, which gives rise to MDDDTAGHASGGYTTTAAAHFVLVPMMAQGHAIPMTDMARLLAEHGAARVSLVVTPVNAARMAGFAAGVEEAGLPVQLVELPFPAAEFGLPDGCENVDMLPSKDLFSNFLLACGALREPFAARLRQQRPPASCIISDMIHSWAGDIARELGVPWLTFNGSCTFSSFARDIIYRKNLLENLTDDEIVKVSGFPTPLELPKARCPGTLCVPGLKQISDKIYEAETRSDGRIMNSFQEMESLYIESFERTIGKKIWTIGPMCLCHRDSNAMAARGNKASMDDAKCLQWLDSKKPGSVIFVSFGSLSSTDPQQLVELGLGLEASKKPFIWVIKAGKKFPEVEEWLADGFEERVKDRGMIIRGWAPQMMILWHQAIGGFMTHCGWNSTLEGISAGVPMITWPHCSEQFVNEKLVVDHLKIGVEVGVKGVTQWGTEQKEVKVTRTAVETAVSMLMDEGEVAQEIRMRAKDFGMKARRALEEGGSSYNNIKLLIQEMGNKQNASG
- the LOC4326219 gene encoding UDP-glycosyltransferase 73C6, producing MSFASHAGAGAGDQQHRCCSRTVHFVLVPMMAQGHTIPMTDMARLLAEHGAQISLVTTPVNAGRMAGFVAAVEEAGLPVQLLELPFPAADFGLPDGCENIDMLQCKDDMRKFLEACGALREPLMARLRQHDLPPSCIVSDMMHWWTSDIARELGIPWLTFSGFCTFASLARDIVYRNNLLRDLTDEEEVVKLSGFPTPLELPKARLPGSLCVPGLEEIREKIYDEEMRSDGKVMNSFDELETLYMESYKQVTDKVWTIGPMCLCHRDRNTMAARGNKASLDEVKCLQWLDSKKPGSVIFVSFGTLVSTAPQQLVELGLGLEASNKPFIWVIKAGNKFPVVEKWLADGFEERVIDRGMIIRGWAPQMMILWHQAIGGFMTHCGWNSTIEGICAGVPMITWPHFAEQFLNEKLVVDHLKIGMEVGVKGVTQWGSEQKEAQVTRNSVETAVSTLMNEGEAAQGMRMRAKDFGIKARRALEEGGSSYNNIRLLIQEMGNEQNASG